Genomic segment of Oncorhynchus tshawytscha isolate Ot180627B linkage group LG13, Otsh_v2.0, whole genome shotgun sequence:
CCCTCCCCGGTTGCACCCCGCACTCGTCGCCCTCAGGCGCGAGGAGGCATCGGGGGCGTCCACGAGCCAAGCTACCCCCTCCACTACCTTGTCCACTGCCACTACTCTTTCCCAGGACTCGGTGCGTTATGGAAGCTGTCAGAGCTGCAAGCGGGTTGCCCTTACTACGGGCTGTGTGTGCGTGATCTTCTCCTTTCTGTCCATGCTGGTTCTGCTCTTCATGGGCCTGATCTTCGTGCACAGTCACAGCAGCCCGCCCTCGCCCGCGGGACCCATCTGCCTGTCGGTGGCCAGCATCCTAGCCATGTTCTCGGTGGTCGTCACGTGGCTGATCTGCTGGTTAAAATATAGACCCGATCACGAGACAGGACGCTCATCTGGAACGAATAGGCGGAACGCctgatgatgaagatgaagatgaTCATGTTgataatgtgatgtgtgtgatttATGTATATACTGCTATATACTAGCATAATGTCCCTCCCTTCCTTTACTTTTTTAGAAATATACATTGTCCAGAATGGCCTTTTAACAGTAGGATATAGCAAACACCATATAAAGGCCTTCACCTGCTCACTGAGCAGTAAGCCTACAGTAAGTAGCCTACCATTTGATAAATGCATAAATGCACTTGTATGCCTAACTATGGTAGGCTCATATGATGATgggtaaccttgcctgagacctagATTAACTTCCTGTTGCTCCCAGACTAGACTGGTTGAATGCACAGAGTTGAGGACCAGGGTTTGATAGCAGTTTCCTGAAAAGTATACACTACCCACTATGCCTCTCACTATCAAAACCTGTCCTTGAGTAGTCactaatatacactacatgataaAAAAAATGGACACCTGcccatcaaacatctcatttcaaaaccatgggcattaatatggagttggtccccctttactgcctccactctactgggaaggctttctcgatgttggaacattgctgcggggacttgcttccattcagccacaagagcattactgaggtcggaactgatgttgggtgattaggcctggctcacagtcggcgttccaagtcatcccaaagctgttcgatggggttgaggtcagggctctgtgcaggccagtcaagtttttccacaccaatctcgacaaaccattttttcTATGGACCTCATTTTGTGCAcaggtgcattgtcatgctgaaacaggaaagggccttccacaaactgctgccacaacattggaaacacagaatcgtgtagaatgtcattgtatgctgcatccgccaaacccagattcgtctgtcggattgccaaatggtgaagcgtgattcatcatccAGGGAATGCATTTCGACTGCTTCAGAGTTCAATGGTGGCgggttttacaccactccagccaacgcttggcattgctcattgtgatcttagacttgtgtgcggctgcccggccatggaaacccatttcatgaagctcccgacaaacagttattgtgctgactttgcttccagaggccgttaGGAACTCggttgtgagtgttgcaaccaaggacagacgatttttacacgctaagTGCTTCAGCATTCgctggtcccgttctgtgagcttgtgtgtcctaccacttcgcAGATGAGTCGTTGTTGTTTCTAGATGCTTCtacgtcacaataacagcacttacagttgaccggggcagctctagcagggtagaaatttgactaactgacttgttggaaaggtggcatcctatgacagtgccatgttaaaagtcactgagctgttcagtaaggccattctactgccaatgtttgtctatggagattgcatggctgtgtgctcgattttatacacctgtcagcaacgggtgtggctgaaatagccaaatccactcatttgtccacatacttttgtatacatagtgtatgtaaTTGAGAAATCACTAACGTAAGATATGTCAATAGTACAGTATCTGCTATACAGTGATTTGACGGTGATGTGAAGATAGGGAGAGGTGTCATTACCGGTATTTAAACTGACATGGTGTTTAGGTTACCAAGAGTAGGTCTGGAGAACAGGTACCTGCTCAATTCCTATTTCAAAAGTTCACCGgttgtaggcctactgtacactTGTGTACATTTCTCTGGCCTTTCTGCTGCCTGTGTCATCGGATCATTATCATCTGCCTGTCAACTGATCATCACCACCATTTTGACAGACAGGAAAGGTGAAAGTAAGGTTCCTTTCCACCATATTTCTTTCAGTCTTGTTATCAATCACTTCAGATCATTGATAAGCTTCTTGAAGAAGGGAGGAGGCATTTCCTCAGTTTTCTAATGAGGCGTTGAAATTCGTAACATTACACAAATTGGATTTGTAACATATCACATGAATTGCAAAATTTGTATGATATCATTCAAATTGCAAAATTCATAACATAATCACACAAAATGGATGAGGTAGTACACAGTTGGATAACGTAGTAGGCTGCACAAAAAACGGGGAACCGTTTTGGCTACTGAGCACCAccttcaaaactactggctgaaaatATAGTAAAGCTCTGGACTGCGTCTTGAATTGCCATGTGCTTGACAGGCTTCCAAAGCAAATGGATTTCTCTAGTCTGTTGCCTGTATGGTCGGTGATCATCAgggggcagatggagagagttgCCGTGAGTATGGCACAGTTTTTGCCTTGCCTATTGAACTAAGAGACTAAAATGAGAAGGATTGGATTTGTCAATATTAGTCAGTAAACCAGGGGTATTGAAATCAGGGCCTTGGAAGTATACCGTGCTGCACTGGTTCCGCTATAACCAGGGACTGACCGATTCAGACCAGCACATCATGATGAGTGGACTCTCTGTCCAATC
This window contains:
- the LOC121839004 gene encoding E3 ubiquitin-protein ligase RNF186-like yields the protein MAEVDSASSGAEHPSSLETAFPYEEYECKICYNYFDLDRRAPKILECLHTFCEECLNTLHLREERPWRISCPICRHRTPVPDYRIQNLPNNTKVTEDFPLYIDSDPLPQDALPLYPPRLHPALVALRREEASGASTSQATPSTTLSTATTLSQDSVRYGSCQSCKRVALTTGCVCVIFSFLSMLVLLFMGLIFVHSHSSPPSPAGPICLSVASILAMFSVVVTWLICWLKYRPDHETGRSSGTNRRNA